The Corallococcus exiguus genome has a segment encoding these proteins:
- a CDS encoding serine/threonine-protein kinase: MTGELLAGRYQLEQELGRGGMATVFLALDLQLSRRVAVKVLHPGLDARFTERFRQEAEVVASLQHPNVLAVHDFGQDAVRGPFLVCEWVQGENLRELARRLAPLPPEAVALLGWELARALDAAHARGVVHRDVKPENVLVARGGPLKLADFGIAALADQARLTSTGAVIGSLPYMAPERMDTGAWSPASDVYAVGVVLFELCTGSTPHAGEGSARLAVSVMTRDAPPLVEAAPGTPESLSALVARCLARDARDRPVEGGALAQELEAVLRSWVGAPAEASRAFFQAPEPCVARWREDRFQRLLGEGRALLAAGQGARAARCLNAALALRPGAPEVLALLRSRPMRKGLARSAWEALPRSWAEHKRALLAALVLAAVSGGLGPWAWRAGGARSPAVATGQASAPATDPEATVQTAVPVAPDAGSPATSEDLAALAPGDDSTATNAASAALSPGDDSTATTAASAPPGAGLPATSEASAAPVAVARLDSAQRPSRPLHQAAAGTPVRGARPEAPGRSPRAAPAPLARPAQDSPQRPVSPEPPGDELPVRVPDARDFATLTVATRPWAEVFVDGQSRGYTPRLRELRLSPGTHRLRFANPLCEPVEEVLEVAAGATVSREVSLRVRDAEVTLVAPAASRVFVDGVEVGVAPLRDPLKLSHGVHLLSVRDPGGHVLRQSLDAVAGTHTTIVLGAAP, translated from the coding sequence ATGACGGGCGAACTGTTGGCCGGCCGCTACCAGTTGGAGCAGGAGTTGGGGCGGGGCGGGATGGCGACGGTCTTCCTCGCCCTCGACCTCCAGCTGTCCCGCCGCGTGGCCGTGAAGGTGCTGCACCCGGGCCTGGACGCCCGCTTCACCGAGCGCTTCCGCCAGGAGGCGGAGGTGGTGGCCTCGCTCCAGCACCCCAACGTCCTGGCGGTGCATGACTTTGGCCAGGACGCCGTGCGCGGCCCGTTCCTCGTCTGTGAATGGGTGCAAGGCGAGAACCTGCGCGAACTGGCGCGGCGCCTGGCTCCATTGCCGCCGGAGGCCGTCGCGCTGCTGGGCTGGGAGCTGGCCCGCGCGCTGGACGCGGCGCATGCGCGCGGTGTGGTGCACCGGGACGTCAAGCCGGAGAACGTGCTCGTGGCGCGTGGAGGGCCGCTGAAGCTCGCGGACTTCGGCATCGCCGCGCTGGCGGACCAGGCCCGGCTGACGAGCACTGGCGCCGTCATCGGCTCGCTGCCGTACATGGCGCCGGAGCGCATGGATACCGGGGCGTGGTCCCCGGCGTCGGACGTCTACGCGGTGGGCGTCGTGTTGTTCGAGCTGTGCACCGGCTCGACGCCCCATGCAGGGGAGGGCAGTGCCCGGCTGGCGGTCTCGGTGATGACCCGCGATGCGCCGCCGTTGGTGGAGGCCGCGCCGGGCACGCCTGAGTCCCTGTCGGCGCTGGTCGCGCGGTGTCTTGCCCGGGATGCGCGTGACAGGCCCGTGGAGGGTGGGGCGCTGGCGCAGGAGCTGGAGGCGGTGCTGCGGTCGTGGGTCGGGGCTCCCGCCGAAGCGTCGCGTGCCTTCTTCCAGGCTCCGGAGCCCTGCGTGGCCCGCTGGCGCGAGGACCGGTTCCAGCGGCTGTTGGGCGAAGGCCGTGCGCTGCTCGCCGCGGGGCAGGGCGCCCGGGCTGCCCGGTGTCTCAACGCCGCGTTGGCGCTCCGGCCCGGGGCCCCCGAGGTGCTGGCGCTCCTGCGCTCGCGGCCCATGAGGAAGGGCCTCGCCCGGAGCGCGTGGGAGGCGCTCCCGCGCTCGTGGGCGGAGCACAAGCGAGCGCTCCTGGCGGCCCTGGTGCTCGCGGCGGTGTCGGGCGGGTTGGGGCCATGGGCATGGCGCGCGGGTGGCGCCAGGAGTCCGGCGGTGGCCACGGGGCAGGCGTCCGCGCCCGCGACGGATCCGGAGGCAACGGTGCAGACCGCCGTGCCAGTTGCTCCTGATGCGGGCTCGCCTGCCACGTCGGAGGACCTTGCCGCGCTCGCGCCCGGTGACGACTCCACTGCGACAAATGCCGCCTCCGCCGCGCTCTCGCCCGGTGACGACTCCACTGCGACAACGGCCGCCTCGGCACCGCCCGGCGCTGGCCTGCCCGCCACAAGCGAGGCCTCCGCCGCGCCCGTGGCCGTCGCCCGCCTTGATTCAGCGCAAAGACCTTCGCGTCCCTTGCATCAGGCGGCCGCCGGGACGCCGGTCCGGGGCGCGCGTCCGGAGGCTCCGGGCAGGTCGCCTCGGGCAGCGCCAGCGCCGCTGGCCCGCCCCGCCCAGGACTCTCCGCAACGGCCCGTGTCCCCGGAGCCCCCCGGCGACGAGCTGCCCGTCCGTGTCCCGGATGCCCGGGACTTCGCGACGCTCACGGTGGCGACACGCCCCTGGGCCGAGGTGTTCGTGGACGGCCAGAGCCGGGGCTACACCCCTCGGCTGCGCGAGCTTCGGCTGTCTCCCGGCACGCACCGGCTCCGCTTCGCCAACCCCCTGTGCGAGCCCGTCGAGGAAGTGCTCGAAGTGGCTGCCGGCGCAACCGTCTCGCGTGAAGTCTCCCTCCGGGTGCGCGACGCGGAGGTCACCCTCGTCGCGCCCGCGGCGTCCCGCGTCTTCGTCGACGGCGTGGAGGTGGGCGTGGCCCCGCTGCGCGACCCATTGAAGCTCTCGCACGGGGTACACCTCCTGTCCGTCCGCGACCCGGGAGGCCACGTGCTGAGGCAATCGCTCGACGCGGTGGCGGGGACCCACACCACGATCGTGCTGGGGGCCGCTCCATGA